Genomic segment of Terriglobia bacterium:
GTACAAAATGTCATTCACCAGCGTGGATTTTCCCGAGCCGGAGACGCCGGTCACCACGGTGATCACGCCCAGGGGAAAGGTCACATCCACGCTGCGCAGGTTGTTTTCTTTTGCGCCGAGAACGGTCAACGCCTTCCCGTTGGTGGCGCGCGGCTCAAAGCGCGTGGTAATGCTGCGTGTGCCGGCGATGTACTGTCCGGTCAGGGACGCGGCTTGTTGCATGATTTGCTTGGGCGTGCCGACGGCCACCACGTCGCCGCCAAGGAGCCCGGCGCCGGGGCCAAGATCAATCACGTAGTCGGCGCGCAGGATGGTCTCTTCATCGTGCTCCACCACCAGGACGGTGTTGCCCAGATCGCGCAGGGCCTCCAGAGCTTGCAGCAGCCGGTTGTTGTCGCGATGATGCAGGCCGATGGAAGGCTCGTCCAGAACGTACAGCACGCCGCGCAGGCGCGATCCGATTTGTGTGGCCAAACGAATGCGCTGGCCTTCGCCGCCGGAAAGCGTTGCCGCCGACCGATCGAGCGAGATGTAGCCCAGGCCCACGGCATGCAGGAATTGCAGCCGTTCGCTGATCTCATGCAGCACCCGTCCGGCGATGGCGCGCTCCCGCTGGTTGAGCTGGATTTTGCCGGCGGCTTCCACCGAACGCGACACCGGCAAAGCGGTGAATTCGGCAATGGACAAGCCGTTGATCTTCACGCCCAGGCTCTCCGGGCGCAGGCGCTGGCCTTTGCACGCGGTACACCGGTTCGCCGACATGTAGGCCAGCAGCCATTCGCGATAGCCTTCTGACGTGGCTTCTTCCATGTTCTGCTTAAGGAAGCCGAGCACGCCGCGGAAGCCCAGGCGCGGCGCTTCTTTTTCTTCAGGACCATACAGCAGCAGCGTCTGGATCTTGGCGGGAAGCTTCTCAAACGGCGTGGCCAGATCAATCTTGTAAGCCGCTGCGACAATCTCCACCATCCGTCGCAGGTAGCCGGAACCAGAACCTGGTCCCAAAGCGCCTTCCAGCAGAGGTTTGGACCAGTCGGTAATCACCTTGGCCGGGTCAAAGTCATACTTGCTGCCCAGGCCGTTGCATTCCTGGCAGGCGCCATACACGCTGTTGAAGGAGAACGAACGCGGCTCCAGCGCGGGGATGCTGATGCCGCAGTCCGGACACGCCATGCGCGAAGAATAAAGCTGTTCGTCGCCGCCGACCACCGCCACCTGGACCAGCCCGTTGCCCAGCTTCATGGCCGTCGCGACAGACTGCTCCAGGCGCTTCTCGATCCCCGGCTTGACCAGCAGGCGGTCAATCACCACTTCAATGGTGTGGTTCTTACGCTTGTCCAGTTGGATGTCTTCAAGTTCTTCGTCCAGATGGCGTAGTTCGCCGTCAATGCGGGCTTTGACGTATCCATGCTGCGCCAGCTTGGCCAGCTCCTGCTTGAATTCACCTTTGCGTCCGCGGACCAGCGGGGCCATGACCATGACGCGGTCGTCGGGCTTGAGTTGCATCACGCGCTGCACGATCTGCTCCGCCGACTGGCGGCTGATGGCCTTCCCGCAATTCGGACAATGCGGCAGTCCGACCGAGGAATACAGCAGGCGAAGGTAGTCGTAAATCTCGGTGATGGTGCCCACAGTGGAGCGCGGGCTGCGCGACGTGGTCTTCTGCTCAATGGAAATCGCCGGGCTCAGGCCGTCAATGGAATCCACGTCCGGGCGCTCCATCTGGTCCAGGAACTGGCGGGCGTAAGCGGACAGCGTTTCCACGTAGCGGCGCTGGCCCTCCGCGTAGATGGTGTCAAACGCCAGCGAAGACTTGCCCGACCCGCTCAGGCCGGTGATTACCGTGAACGCGTTCCGCGGAATTTCCACCGAGATGTTCTTAAGATTGTGCTGGCGGGCGCCGCGCACGGTGATCTTACTGATAGACATGGACACTTAACCTGGGTTCCGCGGGGCTGCTGACTGCTTGACGGCTTCCACCTGCCTTACAGAAGAGTGCGAAAAGGGCAGTACACAGCTCAACTAGCGTATTTTACGGGCGGCTGCGCCGTCTGGTCAACGCGGGAACCCTAAAGGGGCAGTGCCCTAAGTTGACGCGTGGGCGGTCTTGTTGCATAAAGAAGAGCAAAGGAGATCTGTGGGCGCAAAAGAGAAAACGAACTCGATGGGCCGGCCAGTGCCGGAGTTGCCGGTGGCTGATGTCGAACGCGCTCAACAGCATTACAGAGATGCACTCGGCTTTGAGATTGGATGGCTTTACCCCGGCAAAGGAATTGGGGCCGTGTCACGCGGTGATATGGGGCCGATATTCTTTCGGAAGCGGGAGCCGCCGTTCGAACCTGCCGTTCACTGGGTGTTCGCTGAAGATATTGATGCGACGTACCAGGAACTGAAGTCGTTAGGCGCGAACATCGTGGATCCTCTGGAAAAAAAGCCGTGGGGACTACGGCAGTTCACCGTACAGGACCTGGACGGAAACCTCTTCTATTTCCACTGTGACTGACCAAACGTCAGCATTCAAAGTAGGAAACTGCCCCCTTAGGACAGCAAAGCTACTCTTGTTAAATTCAGCAGTTTGCAGCGATTCGCTGGGCCTGATGTCTGTTACCCCAGGGCAGCAACGCTGGTAATCCAGACATTCAGCCCGACTTCGAGCACAATAAGGATTCCCCAATACTCAGCGGAGGCCTTTTAGGCCGGGACCAAAGAAGAACCGAATTCATGAGAACCTTTCTGGCTTCATCTACTGTGCTTCTTACCATCGCGTTTTGTCTTTCTCTGGGAATCGCATGCGGATATGCTGTGATTTCGGCGATCCTGCA
This window contains:
- the uvrA gene encoding excinuclease ABC subunit UvrA — encoded protein: MSISKITVRGARQHNLKNISVEIPRNAFTVITGLSGSGKSSLAFDTIYAEGQRRYVETLSAYARQFLDQMERPDVDSIDGLSPAISIEQKTTSRSPRSTVGTITEIYDYLRLLYSSVGLPHCPNCGKAISRQSAEQIVQRVMQLKPDDRVMVMAPLVRGRKGEFKQELAKLAQHGYVKARIDGELRHLDEELEDIQLDKRKNHTIEVVIDRLLVKPGIEKRLEQSVATAMKLGNGLVQVAVVGGDEQLYSSRMACPDCGISIPALEPRSFSFNSVYGACQECNGLGSKYDFDPAKVITDWSKPLLEGALGPGSGSGYLRRMVEIVAAAYKIDLATPFEKLPAKIQTLLLYGPEEKEAPRLGFRGVLGFLKQNMEEATSEGYREWLLAYMSANRCTACKGQRLRPESLGVKINGLSIAEFTALPVSRSVEAAGKIQLNQRERAIAGRVLHEISERLQFLHAVGLGYISLDRSAATLSGGEGQRIRLATQIGSRLRGVLYVLDEPSIGLHHRDNNRLLQALEALRDLGNTVLVVEHDEETILRADYVIDLGPGAGLLGGDVVAVGTPKQIMQQAASLTGQYIAGTRSITTRFEPRATNGKALTVLGAKENNLRSVDVTFPLGVITVVTGVSGSGKSTLVNDILYKALAKQLYRSREEPGAHKAIVGAEHIDKVIRIDQSPIGRTPRSNPATYTGVFTHIRDLYAMLPESRERGYKAGRFSFNVSGGRCEHCQGEGERRIEMNFLPDVYVLCEVCGGKRYNRETLVVKFKDRSIADLLETAVSDALPVLEDIPLIRQKLQTLEDVGLGYIKLGQSAVTLSGGEAQRMKLAKELSKRQTGRTLYLLDEPTTGLHFEDVNKLLEVIHRLTDLGNSVIIIEHNLDVIRNADWIIDLGPEGGEDGGRIVAQGTPQQVAKTKKSFTGQALAAYFARSAPTVPAEKPAT
- a CDS encoding VOC family protein encodes the protein MGRPVPELPVADVERAQQHYRDALGFEIGWLYPGKGIGAVSRGDMGPIFFRKREPPFEPAVHWVFAEDIDATYQELKSLGANIVDPLEKKPWGLRQFTVQDLDGNLFYFHCD